The region TAGTTGCACCACGATTACCAACACCACCTCTGGACTGAACTTTATATTCGTTTACCGGTGTTCTCTTAATATAACCGGCGTGAGAAATAGTAAGAACAACTTGCTCATTCGGGATGAAATCTTCAATATTCATTTCTCCACCAGCATAATCGATCTCGGTTCTTCTTTCATCTCCGTATTTATCTCTGATCTCGATTAGTTCATTTTTAATGATCTCATATTGTAAAGCCGGAGTTGCAAGAATATCTTCCAAACGCTTGATTAAGTTCATGATCTCTTCATATTCTTCACGGATCTTATCCAGCTCCATTCCGGTTAGTCTTGCTAACCTTAGATCAAGTATCGCTTGCGCCTGGATATCAGAAAGTTCAAACTCTTCAATTAAACCTGTTTTTGCTTCCTGAGGGTTTGCAGAATGACGGATAATTGAAATAGCTTTATCTAAAGCATCCTGAGTTCCGATAACCTTCATGAAACCTTCAAGGATATGCGCTCTTTCTTTTGCTTTCTTCAGTTCGTACTCCGTTCTGCGGATAATTACCTCATGACGGTGCTCTACAAAATAGTGAATAATTTCCTTCAGATTCAACTGTTGCGGACGGCCTGCCACCAATGCAATATTATTAACGCTGAAAGACGTCTGAAGCGATGTATACTTGTAAAGAAGGTTTAGAACAACATTCGGGATAGCATCCATTTTCAGTTCGTATACAATACGAAGACCTTTTCTGTCGGACTCATCACGAATTTCATAGATTCCCGGGATTTTTTCTTCTTTTACCAGTTCTGCAGTTCTGGCAATCATTTCTGCTTTGTTTACCTGGTAAGGTATTTCAGATACAATAATTGCATCACGGTTACCAATTTGTTCAAAGCTTACTTTTGCACGAAGAACAATTCTTCCTCTTCCCGTATGGAATGCATCTCTTACACCATCATAACCATAGATAATCCCCCCTGTTGGGAAGTCTGGTGCAATAATATGCTGCATCAGTTCATCTATTGTTATCTCATTATTATCAATATAAGCGCATATTGCATTTATAGACTCTGTAAGGTTATGTGGCGCCATGTTAGTAGCCATACCTACCGCAATACCGGAAGTACCATTTACTAACAGTGCAGGTACTCTTGTAGGAAGTACTTTTGGTTCCTGCAAAGAGTCGTCGAAGTTATTCTGAAAGTCTACCGTTTCCTTATCCAGATCAGAAAGTATCTCATCTGAAATCTTTTTAAGTCTTGCTTCGGTATAACGCATCGCTGCAGGCGGGTCACCGTCCATGGAACCATAGTTACCCTGTCCATCTACCAATGGGTAGCGCAGAGACCATGACTGTGCCATACGCACCATAGCATCGTAAACCGAGCTATCACCATGCGGGTGGTACTTACCTAATACATCTCCAACAATTCTGGCAGACTTTAAGTATTTTCTGTTAGAAAAAACGCCTAAACCGTACATACCATAAAGTACTCTTCTGTGTACAGGTTTCAGACCATCTCTTACGTCCGGTAACGCTCTGGACACGATAACCGACATCGAATAATCGATGTAAGAGGATTTCATTTCATCAACAATGTTGATAGGAATTAGCTTTTCTCCTTCTGTATTCATTCTTTATATTTAAAATAAATCGGGAAAATCATACAAAAAACTGATTTTCACACTCCTGAAGTTCAGGATTTAAACAACGGGCTAATTTACGTTTTTTTTACCTAATATTGCCCCTGAAATAAAGCATATTTAATTTTAAAAATCATAAAATTTCTTAAAAATGAGTGTTCTTAGCGTTACCTTTCATGTTGAAAGTGCAGTCCAGCCGCAGTGGTATGATTTTCTGGAGAAGGAATTTCCGGCATTAGTAGAAAATCTGTATGATGTAGAAAAGTATATTTTCTCGGAAGTAGACAGCAACTATATCCAGGAAGGTAAAAATTATAACTTACTATTAATCTTCAATGACCACGAAATCCGAGGCGGATTCCTGTTGAATGAAATGCAGAATTTGAGTGAGATTATACACCAAAGATTCTCTCAGGAACAGGTGATGATCTTCATTACGGAACTTAATCCTATTACCAGAAGATTATAAATAAAAAAAGAGCCGAAAGTTATCGAATTACTTCCGGCTCTTTTCAGTTTATTTTAAAGAATACTTTTCAGAATCTTTGAAAACAATTCTGATAGTATATATTTTTCGATTATGCTTCTATTTTAATACCTTTTATACAACACTAAGAAAAGCCATTGTATCTACATTATCTGCATAAACATCCAGCCCTGGTTTCTGAGCTTCACCAAAAGAAACTGATTCTAATCCTAATGCATCTTTAGCAACAATACACTGTATTTCCCCCTGATGCTCGCTAATAAAGTTCTTTACATCATCAAGACTTTTATACCGGCTAAAGTTAATTACTGAAAGCGGACTAAATAAATCTTCACCTTCACGAAGCATTACAAAATTATTATCCCAGAAAAGCTCCTGATTTAATAGATATACAGCTCTGTTATAATCATAATTATTGGCATATTTATTATGATTAATAACATCTTTAAAATTCAGGAAATTTTCAAAAAGGCGCTCAAGCTTAAAATCCTCAGGAATAAAAAGCCTTGTTACGTTACGACATCCTAATCCAAAATAACGAAAAATATCTTCCGCTAGCAACTGTAATTCTTCATCGCTCTCATCTCCATTTAAAACAGCTACTGACGTACGGTTTTTACGAATAATATTCCGATAATCTTTAAAATAAAACTCCAGATATCTTGCGGTATTATTACTTCCTGTAGCAATTACAGCATCGAAATTTTCAAGTTTTTCTACAAATTCGTATTCAAATCCTCCTTCTGTAGAATCATTCCATATTTTCATCAGAAACGGAATGAGTAAACGATCTTTGGAAGAAAGTTTTATCACCGGAATATGTCCGGATAATACAACACACATTACATCATGAAACCCTACTAATGGAAGGTTACCTGCTAGGATAAGTCCTACTCTTTTTGAAGTAGCCGAAAACGGGTATTTATCTATCCAGCTGCTAATTGCAGCTTCATTAAGAACTTCTGCTAAACTTTCCAGAGCATATCTCAGACTATCCTGAGTAAACCAGGGGTTTTCTATTTCTGATCTTAACAATAATGCCTGAAATTCCTCATCCAAGGGCATATAATCGTTATTATTTTTTGTCAAGAACTCTTTCAAAAAACTTCCTAAACCTCCTAACCCCCGAATTTTAGCTTCCTTATTCATATTCTGGTGAAAAATTTTTATCTTTGTGCAAATTTAACAAAAATTAAAGAGCAATGGCCATTAAAATAACGGATGAATGTATTAACTGTGGAGCTTGTGAGCCTGAATGCCCTAACACTGCGATATATGAAGGAGCTGTAGACTGGAAAGCCGCTGACGGAACCAACCTAAAAGGTACCGTAACGATGACATCGGGTCTCACTATAGACGCTAATGCCCCACAAGAACCTGTTAGTGATGATGTATACTTCATTGTAACAGATAAATGTACTGAATGTAAAGGTTTCCATGAAGAGCCTCAATGTGCTGCTGTATGTCCTGTAGACTGCTGTGTACCAGATGAAGATCATGTAGAAACTGAAGAAGAGCTTCTTGAGAAAAAAGCTTTTTTACACGGAGAATAAAAATACCGCTCACGAATTGTGAGCGTTTTTTTTCAATAAATATTTTATAAAAACAATATAACACCAAATTTAGTAATGAAGAAACATAATTTTAGCGCCGGTCCTTGTATTCTGCCTCAGGAAGTTTTCCAGAAAGCTTCAGAAGCCATTTTAGATTTTAACGGAATGGGGCTTTCCCTTCTGGAAATCTCACACAGAAGCAAAGAGTTTGTTGCCGTAATGGATGAAGCGCGTGCTATTGTAAAAAGATTAATGAAGTTGGGAGATGATTATGATGTTCTCTTTCTTCAGGGTGGTGCAAGCCTTCAATTTGCAATGGTTCCTTTCAACCTTATGAAAACAGATGGTAAAGCTGCATATCTGGATACCGGAACATGGGCTGCAGGAGCTATTAAAGAAGCTAAAAAACTAGGTACAGTAGATATCGTTGGCTCTTCTAAAGATCAGAATTATTCATTTATTCCTAAAGATTATACTGTAGGAACTGAATACAACTATTTCCACTGTACATCCAACAATACAATCTATGGAACTCAAATGAAAGAGTTTCCTAAAACAGATACTTTAATGGTCTGCGATATGTCTTCCGATATATTCAGCAGAGTATTGGATTTCTCACAATTCGATTTAATTTACGCCGGAGCGCAGAAAAATATGGGTCCTGCCGGAGCAACATTAGTTGTTGTAAAAAAAGATATTCTGGGAAAAACGGGAAGAGATATTCCTTCTTACTTAAACTATCAGCTGCATATCGATAAAGAAAGTATGTACAATACACCGCCTGTATTTGCTGTTTATACTTCACTTCTTACACTTCAATATCTGGAGCAGCATGGTGGTATAGAAGCAGCCGAAGTACGCAATGAAGCAAAAGCTAAATTATTATATGATGAGATCGACAGAAATCCTTTATTTGAAGGTTATTCTGTAAAAGAGGACCGTTCATTAATGAATGTTTCCTTCAAACTTACTGACGAATCTAAAAAAGAAGCTTTCGATACAGCATGGAAAGCTGCAGGCATTAGTGGCCTTAACGGGCACAGAAGCCTTGGAGGATACCGTGCGAGTCTTTACAATGCGCTGCCAATCGAAAGTGTACAGGTATTAGTAGACGTTATGAAGTCTATTAGCTAATTAATTGATTTGAAAATGAACGAACTTAAAAATCTGTAAATTTTTAAATCTTTAAATTTGCATCTTATATGAAGGTATTAGCTAACGATGGTATTTCGGAATCGGGGGAAAAAGCATTAAAAGAAGCAGGAATTAATCTGCTGGATAATCGCGTTTCATCCGGGCATCTTGCTCAGTTTATCAATGATAACGAAGTTGATGTACTCCTTGTGAGGTCCGCAACCAAAGTAACAAAAGAACTGATAGACGCCTGCCCTACATTAAGGATCGTAGGACGTGGAGGTATTGGCATGGATAATATTGATGTGGAATACGCGAGAGAGAAAGACATCTATGTATTCAATACTCCCCTTGCCTCTTTACGTTCTGTTGCCGAACTTGTTTTTGCTCATTTCTTTTCTTTGGCCAGAAACCTGCACGAGTCGAACAGATTAATGCCGCTGGAGGGAGAAACAAAATTCAATGAACTTAAGAAATCTTTTGCCAAAGCTTTTGAGCTAAAAGGAAAAACTCTTGGGGTAATTGGTATGGGTAAAATCGGGATGGAAGTAGCAAAAATTGGAATTTCTCTTGGAATGAAAGTTTTATGTTACAACAGAACACCTAAAACCGAAGAAGTAGCACTAGACTTTTTCGACGGGCAAAAGGTCAGTTTCAGCTTAACATCTGTGTCCCTTGATGAAGTCATTACACAATCTGATTTTATCAGTATCAATACAGCGAAAACACTTCATTATATTCTGGATTCCGAGGAGTTCAGTAAGATGAAGGACGGTGTATTTATTGTAAATGCTGCCAGAGGTGGCGTCCTTAACGAGGTTACCTTACTGGACTTTATCGAAGAAGGAAAAATAGCTGGTGCCGCACTGGACGTTTTTGAAAACGAACCTAATCCCGAACTTCCTTTATTAATGAATCCTGCTTTATCATTAAGCCCACATATTGGAGGCAACACGATTGATGCTCAGGAAAAAATTGGAATGGAATTAGCAGAACAACTAATTAAACTTAAACTACAATAGAAAGAAATGCCTTTATTTAAACCCTTTCGAGGCATAAGACCTCACCATGATTTGGTTGAAACATTTACAACAGCATCTATAGATAACTTCACTGAAGAAGAACTACATCTAAAAGCTGGCGTGGACGATTCTTATGTCCAAATGCTAAAGCCTTTTGTATGCAGCAAATCAAAAGATGTAGACCGTAACTTACGAAAGGTCAGAACTAATTTTGAAGAGCTGTTTCATGATAAAAAACTATCTCAGGACAACGCCGCATTTTATCTTTACGAGCAGATAATGCCGGATAAAACTGTTTACCGTGGTCTTCTTGGCTTAACATCTGTTGAAGACTTCTGGAACGGAAAAATAAAGAAACACGAAGCAACCATAACGCAGAGAAAAGAAAAGTTTGCCCATTATCTGGATAAAGTAAAAATTCAGGCCGAACCGGTATTGCTTACCTACCCTTCCAATTCGAAAATAGAAGTGTTGATGAATCTGGAAGAGAAAAATGTTCCGGTTGCTAACTTTACGGATAAAAATGGTGTTCGTCATAAATTATGGAGAATAGATAACCGTCTGAAGCTTCAGCAATATAAAGAAGTCATCGAACAAATCGATTCATTCTACATTGCCGATGGCCACCACAGAATTGGTTCAGCAGCACTGAATGCTAAAAACCATCTGGATAAAGGTAAAAAACATACCGGACAGGAAGGTTTCAATTACGTTTACAGCTATATTGTTTCCAATCAGTCTATTAAAATCCACGATTATAACCGTCTTATTAAAGACCTGAATGGCTTAACTACGGAGCAATTCCTGAAGTCTTTAGAAAAGTTCTTTGTTATTCATGAAAAGGGAGATGTTCCTTATTACCCTTCTCAGAAATATCATCTGAGTATGTATGTAGATGGTAAATTCTACAGTCTGCATATCAAACATGATCTGAGAAATAAAACTGGTGGTTTGGAAGATCTGGATCATTACTTCCTGGAAAGAAATGTTATTAAAGAGGTTTTAGGTATGGAAACTAAACTAAGTGATAAGATAGGCTTCTCCAAAGGTAATTCCACAGTAGAAGGTATTGCTGAAATTAAGGAACTGGTAGACAATGGCGAGTACGCTGTAGGGTTTGCAATCCACCCTTTACCATTCTCGGATTTGGTGAAAATATCAGATCTTAAACAAAAAATGCCTCCAAAATGTACTTACATCGAACCAAAACTGCTTACTGCATTGGTAATGTATGACATGAAATAATATTTTTTCCTGCAAAAATTCCTTAAATTTGATTTACTCAAAACTTGACAGGAATTGCAATGAAAAAACTAATGCTTATTCCACTCATTGCGAGTGGATTTTTTTTCGCCCAACAAAAGGACGATTCTCTGGTATTTTCTAAAATATCAGGACAAATTTTAAACCACGGTGAAGCCTATGAAGAGCTAAGAGATCTTAGTAAAAATATTGGACACCGACTAAGTGGTTCTGCAGCTTACGAAAAAGCAACACAATGGGCCGTTAATCAATTGAAACAAGCCGGAGCAGATAAAGTATGGCTTCAGCCAGTAAAAGTTCCGGTATGGGTAAGAGGTAAAGAATCTCTTCATATAAAAACAGCTAATGGGCAGTGGCAGTCTGTTAATATGCTTTCTCTTGGAAATT is a window of Elizabethkingia anophelis R26 DNA encoding:
- the gyrA gene encoding DNA gyrase subunit A, translated to MNTEGEKLIPINIVDEMKSSYIDYSMSVIVSRALPDVRDGLKPVHRRVLYGMYGLGVFSNRKYLKSARIVGDVLGKYHPHGDSSVYDAMVRMAQSWSLRYPLVDGQGNYGSMDGDPPAAMRYTEARLKKISDEILSDLDKETVDFQNNFDDSLQEPKVLPTRVPALLVNGTSGIAVGMATNMAPHNLTESINAICAYIDNNEITIDELMQHIIAPDFPTGGIIYGYDGVRDAFHTGRGRIVLRAKVSFEQIGNRDAIIVSEIPYQVNKAEMIARTAELVKEEKIPGIYEIRDESDRKGLRIVYELKMDAIPNVVLNLLYKYTSLQTSFSVNNIALVAGRPQQLNLKEIIHYFVEHRHEVIIRRTEYELKKAKERAHILEGFMKVIGTQDALDKAISIIRHSANPQEAKTGLIEEFELSDIQAQAILDLRLARLTGMELDKIREEYEEIMNLIKRLEDILATPALQYEIIKNELIEIRDKYGDERRTEIDYAGGEMNIEDFIPNEQVVLTISHAGYIKRTPVNEYKVQSRGGVGNRGATTRDADFLEYIVAATNHQYMLFFTEKGKCYWLRVFEIPEGSKTAKGRAIQNLINIEPDDKIKAYLRTDDLKNTEYVEKMSVVMITKNGTIKKTSLEAYSRPRVNGINAIEIREDDQLLGARLTDGTSEIMIATKNGKCIRFPEEKVRSVGRTSIGVKGITMEDNDEVIGMIAISDKENETVLVVSENGYGKRTAVEDYRITNRGGKGVITLNITDKTGQLIAINNVTNEHDLMIINKSGVAIRMSVEEMRVMGRNTQGVRLINLKGNDAIAAIAKIEVDKSVEDEEELEEGDENTVIPNASDDAITGELFKEDGTENIEE
- a CDS encoding DUF4286 family protein; the protein is MSVLSVTFHVESAVQPQWYDFLEKEFPALVENLYDVEKYIFSEVDSNYIQEGKNYNLLLIFNDHEIRGGFLLNEMQNLSEIIHQRFSQEQVMIFITELNPITRRL
- a CDS encoding acyl-CoA reductase, coding for MNKEAKIRGLGGLGSFLKEFLTKNNNDYMPLDEEFQALLLRSEIENPWFTQDSLRYALESLAEVLNEAAISSWIDKYPFSATSKRVGLILAGNLPLVGFHDVMCVVLSGHIPVIKLSSKDRLLIPFLMKIWNDSTEGGFEYEFVEKLENFDAVIATGSNNTARYLEFYFKDYRNIIRKNRTSVAVLNGDESDEELQLLAEDIFRYFGLGCRNVTRLFIPEDFKLERLFENFLNFKDVINHNKYANNYDYNRAVYLLNQELFWDNNFVMLREGEDLFSPLSVINFSRYKSLDDVKNFISEHQGEIQCIVAKDALGLESVSFGEAQKPGLDVYADNVDTMAFLSVV
- a CDS encoding 4Fe-4S binding protein, which encodes MAIKITDECINCGACEPECPNTAIYEGAVDWKAADGTNLKGTVTMTSGLTIDANAPQEPVSDDVYFIVTDKCTECKGFHEEPQCAAVCPVDCCVPDEDHVETEEELLEKKAFLHGE
- the serC gene encoding 3-phosphoserine/phosphohydroxythreonine transaminase, which encodes MKKHNFSAGPCILPQEVFQKASEAILDFNGMGLSLLEISHRSKEFVAVMDEARAIVKRLMKLGDDYDVLFLQGGASLQFAMVPFNLMKTDGKAAYLDTGTWAAGAIKEAKKLGTVDIVGSSKDQNYSFIPKDYTVGTEYNYFHCTSNNTIYGTQMKEFPKTDTLMVCDMSSDIFSRVLDFSQFDLIYAGAQKNMGPAGATLVVVKKDILGKTGRDIPSYLNYQLHIDKESMYNTPPVFAVYTSLLTLQYLEQHGGIEAAEVRNEAKAKLLYDEIDRNPLFEGYSVKEDRSLMNVSFKLTDESKKEAFDTAWKAAGISGLNGHRSLGGYRASLYNALPIESVQVLVDVMKSIS
- a CDS encoding D-2-hydroxyacid dehydrogenase; this encodes MKVLANDGISESGEKALKEAGINLLDNRVSSGHLAQFINDNEVDVLLVRSATKVTKELIDACPTLRIVGRGGIGMDNIDVEYAREKDIYVFNTPLASLRSVAELVFAHFFSLARNLHESNRLMPLEGETKFNELKKSFAKAFELKGKTLGVIGMGKIGMEVAKIGISLGMKVLCYNRTPKTEEVALDFFDGQKVSFSLTSVSLDEVITQSDFISINTAKTLHYILDSEEFSKMKDGVFIVNAARGGVLNEVTLLDFIEEGKIAGAALDVFENEPNPELPLLMNPALSLSPHIGGNTIDAQEKIGMELAEQLIKLKLQ
- a CDS encoding DUF1015 domain-containing protein; this encodes MPLFKPFRGIRPHHDLVETFTTASIDNFTEEELHLKAGVDDSYVQMLKPFVCSKSKDVDRNLRKVRTNFEELFHDKKLSQDNAAFYLYEQIMPDKTVYRGLLGLTSVEDFWNGKIKKHEATITQRKEKFAHYLDKVKIQAEPVLLTYPSNSKIEVLMNLEEKNVPVANFTDKNGVRHKLWRIDNRLKLQQYKEVIEQIDSFYIADGHHRIGSAALNAKNHLDKGKKHTGQEGFNYVYSYIVSNQSIKIHDYNRLIKDLNGLTTEQFLKSLEKFFVIHEKGDVPYYPSQKYHLSMYVDGKFYSLHIKHDLRNKTGGLEDLDHYFLERNVIKEVLGMETKLSDKIGFSKGNSTVEGIAEIKELVDNGEYAVGFAIHPLPFSDLVKISDLKQKMPPKCTYIEPKLLTALVMYDMK